In the genome of Puntigrus tetrazona isolate hp1 chromosome 8, ASM1883169v1, whole genome shotgun sequence, the window tgtaaatgcactttaaattcGTTAAAATGTAGGCTGTAGTTTGGCAAACTTCTAACGCACCTCAAAAATTccccatgatttttttttcctgcaccTCTGGCATCCAATAATAGGACGAAGCGGCGTGGGGGAGGAtagctgtgtttattttctttcagcCACAGATGGTCTGAGAGGCTGAGAGGCTGCAGCGGAGACACGCAGAACGACGGCCGGGGATGAAGCCGCAGCTTCGGGgaaaaggttgcatttattgcatGCACAGCCCGGCAACGGGATTCAAGCTCTCACGATGTTAATGCACGTGGTTACGCTTGGCGTTTTGGTTCTGAGCTGCGGACCCGCAGGCGCTTTCCCCAGTTACAAAGATGACTACATGGACGAGGACCTGGCCACCTTTGACTATTACAAAGGCACGGATGATTTTGGCGAGGGGAACGGGACGCAGGAGTGCGAGGAGTGCGTTCCGGAGCTGTGCCCGCTCCCGCTGAGCTGCAGAGCCGGGCTGGTGCGGGACGGCTGCGGCTGCTGCTCTCAGTGCGCCAACCTGGAGGGACAGACCTGCGATCTGGGCCAGAGAAACGTCTATTACGGGCTGTGCGGGGAGAACCTGGAGTGCAAACCGGACCGGTCGGATGGAGCGGACGCAGAGGAGCCGGAagcccagtgtgtgtgtttgtaccaGAAACCTCTGTGTGGCTCAGACGGACAGACTTACATGAATATCTGCAAATATAAAGAAGCGGCTTATTTGAATCCTGCACTCAATGTGAGCGACGGGCCTTGCAGAACAGGTATGAACCGACCAGTATTTATTTAGGTGTTTCTTTATTGACTTTTgaatatatagaaatgtatgtaTCTATTATATGGTATTATACATGGTATTTACATGGAATAAACACCACaaggttgttgttttaataataataataataataataataataatatataatataataaatatatatatatatatatatatatatgcatttatttatagcaaaattaatatttttggcaTTCTTTCATTCATACATGGtttagtagtatatatatatatatatatatatatatatatatatatatatatatatatatatatatatatatatataaaaataaatttgtttttgtttttctttaataaatataatggcacctaagctttaaatatttatttattattgggAGTATctcaaatttttattattattataattattatttaaagcatgGAATAAACATCTCAAagctaaaactttttttctttaaataaatgtttttaatcataaagTTATCACACATGTTGTTCCCCCCTCtaatcaacatttttctttcattatttgcttatttgttcatttgttttgtttgtctctttcttATTTTCCTTCACAAGTGATTTAAAGTGTTATCTCAAGAGTGTTTTTCTCTGGGCTTCCAGCACTTGGGAATTTTGGACCTGGCCCCTATAATTTTCCCAGTGACTTTAAAGAGGAGATTTATGACCTTTAAACAGCTCTTTAAGTTGGGCTGACATAGGAAGTGCTTTCTGAATGTGATCTctgatatgactttttttccctttctctgTATTTCTGGTAAGTCCCTATCATCAAGGTGCCGCCGCATAATCTGGTAAATGTAACGGGCAGCAGTATAGCATTTCTTTGTGAAGTGTTTGCATTTCCCATGGCGCTAGTGGAATGGAGGAAAGATGGAAAAGAGGTCATTTTACCTGGTGATGATCCCCACATATCGGTTCAGGTAAAGTACTTTCAAACAGAAACCctgtaaaatgatatataatctTGATTAGGGCCTCACGGatttagatgagtttgtttcttcatcagaacaaatTTGGAAAAATTTAGCATCACgttacttgctcaccagtggatcctctgtagtgaatgggtgccgttagagtgagagcccaaacagctgataaaaaaaaaaaaaaatcatcacttCCTCTATTGTCCTCccacatcaaaatccactgacatatttgtttagaaccgGTTTTGGACTTTGTTTgcagaattttatttgttttgcatatttctgtagacaaaatgagtttttcacagaagaaagcaaTATAATGGATAGATGACTCATATTTAGCTGGAAGCTAAAACGTCTTGATAACATGCAGCTTATAAGATCTTAACTGTTGGACTAGAGTAATGTAAAttagttttgcttttattagctgtttcattctgacggcacccattcacttcagggGGATCCATTGTTGAGCGATATAATTGCTTTTTTCCAAATGTGTTGtaacgaagaaacaaactcatctatatctTGGGTGACCTGagagtgagtacattttcattcattgcCCATTTTGGCTGATACCATATTGAAATCCATTACACCGAATTACACAGATTTTTCCACAAAGTAAGTGcagaaaatgtgaataaattcaTGTCTAATGATTTACTGCAGGTGTTTATGGCTTCAAGATTTGGGACATGAAAGGGCGTTCCCGGTTAGATCCATTAATGAGCTTGTCAAGAGCTACAAAATTTATATAAGGATCTTGTTTTCAGTAGATAGGAAAAAGTGTGTCGGGATCCACCTCAGCCTTTCCATTTCTCCGTCTTTCCTGTAGTCACGAGGTGGCCCTCAGAAATATGAACTTTCCAGTTGGCTGCAGATCGAAGAGGCCGGTCAGATGGATTCTGGCACATACAGGTGCATCGCTCGAAACGAGCTTGGCCATGTCTCAGCCACAGCGGTTTTAGGAGTCCTGCCACCAGGTAAAAAATTATACCCTGGGCTAATGGCCTACAGTAATATTTCCTGTTCAGTTAGCTTCATGCACAGTGtaatgtgtttgtctttttttttttacccagatGAGATGTCTACCTATTTGGAGCAAAACTTAAATGAAATGATGAGCTATGACCAATTACAGGACTATGACAGGGATTATTACTAAACTTCGGATCCCAACACCCTCGAGGAGAAAAACAATGTCTTTATACTTTTAGCCATTCGGCTTTAGACATGGCAAGAAGACGCTCAAGAAACGACGTAAAAAATAGTAAgcctgttaaaaaaacattgcccTCCAGAGCTTTTTCTACATCTGGATAATCAAACATGGAGACGACTAGGAAGAAGCTTAAATAAATTCCCAGTGGCCCAGGCctctaaaatgaataaaaaacacacaatgagaGAGTGGAGTAGTCTGGAAGCTGCTAGAAGCTCTGAAATTCAGTACAGAGAGTAGCTGCTGGAGCTGAATGTCTCTTTTGTTTCACCGGTGCTTTTCTTCATAGAGTGACAAGCTGAATAGCAAAACATGAAGAACTGTAAAATCTGAACGTGAGCTGGACAAATCAATTTTTggtaaatgcatattataattactttttgttaGGAATGTAACATTTGGAATATACTGAAATGGAATGCTGTAATTGTCCCTTTCACAAATagttgtaattgtatttataaaaaaagtataacattTATACAATATCTCAATAAAGAATTGAAACTGAGTAACTAATACATTAGGTACAACAGTAGacacacattcattcacacTTTtctatcccatgaggccacgGGAGAGGATTTTGAATGACACTGAAGCAACACAGCTTATGTCGGTAGGTCACATGACAATAAAAGAGCGATGAATGCAGTACATCTAGATGACATTCGTACTACAAACATTCATGCTATAGAATTTACACTcgcaaaataatcaaaaagaagAATGCAATTTCAGATGTAGCCGTAAGTTTCATTCCCGAATGGATCAGTACCAGACGTTTACTTGCTGGAGGAACGGTGTAAGATAGAGTCACTGAAAAATCCCTGTCGCTCTTGTCTTCTCCGAAAGGCCGCTGTTGTTTGAGAACTTACTGCTGTCCAATTTGTGCTTGACGTTTTTGCAAACTCTGTTCTTCACAATCCATCCGTTTCTACTTAAAGCAGAATGTGTGTAGCCGGTGAGTTTGTCTGTTTCCACATGTGGCATCCCTTTTTTTTACCAGCCTTTTttttgagtgagtgtgtgtcagatCTGCGTGAGGCAGTTGAGCACACAGCTGGCTCTAATATATCTTTATGATCTCCTGTGTtaagacacaaaaaaacaggGATCCTATTCTTTGGTACATGTGCATGCAGGTTGGATTTCTTTTGATGGAAATACAACAAACACCCTGAGGCTACTTATTGATATACAGTAAACATCTCTTAACCCTCTAATTCCACCTTTTAGTAGAGCAGAGTCCTGTATTTAACAGAACGGCCACGGATAACAGATATTTAACCCCATTTTCTCTTCTGCCCTCTTATGATGTTCTCTGGTGCCTTTAATTCAGAATAATTATAACAGCTCTGCATGTAATTTTAAGTCATGCTGTATTACTCCTTTATTTCAAATGTGTAAAAGATTCACATTCTGACACCaggttttttttcaaaccaaCAAAGAACTTTTGATGGTCTTTTACAAATGTACTTTATTGTACGGTAAAAAACACTAACGTAGAGTTATACACCAAAAACAGTGTGCATAACAAACCAAATGCAACGACATGTGTTTTAAGGGTGCATTTGCACGACTTTCACCCAGCAGTCAACTGTTAAAGCAATTAGCCTGCTGTAAGGTCTAAATCACTTCAGACTGAGAGCACCCTGGGACCGAACGGTTTCCTCTTGCCTTAAACAACCAAACACTCTGAAAACCCAAAACACCTCCACTAGACGTGCTAAAGTTTTTGACTTTATGGGTAGTATATAAGCTCTCCATGGGCCCCCTTGTCACTGCTCACTATcatttcacaagatgttaacctATTGAATCGTGTGGATtagtggaattttttttttaacagctgttcattctgacggcacccattcactgaaatGACTGATGatcaagtgatgtaatgtttaAGTTCTCTAAAACTGTTGCGATGAAGAAACTAGTTCATCTATATAGCTTGGTtggcctgaggatgagtacattttcaacAAATGTTCGATTCTGGgtgtactattcctttaagtttttACATCCTGATACTTTGCGATATTTGTCTGTATGGCAGTTCCCAAgacaaaaaatctatattttccAGTAGTCTGAGAGAGATGTTGGTTTCTGTTTCATTGCCAccagttatttttctttcctcaAATTCTATGGAAAACTGTGGAAATATTCAGGGGATCGTGTGAACTTCCAGAGCCAGCAGCGAGGGGCTTCCCTTCTCTGCCCAAGAATCCACTAATATCCTGTGTCATGAAAAGACATTACTGGCACCGAGATGGAAGACGAAAAAAGGCtttaaattcaaacaaataGCTTTAGGAAATGCAGTAGACCCAAAAGGCATGCAGATTAATTCATATAGCTTACCAGATTTACTTATTGCTGGTTGGGAAAGCATAGTTTCGAGGCAAAgagcaaaaataacaaaattgctattgttcattttttcttttggtctCCATCAAGCACAGTCACCACAGACGCTCAAACCCCCCCGAAGCATTCACTGCATGGCTAATGCTAAACCATGATAGCCACTTAAAAAAGGCCTCACCGCTCCCCGAAAGAGTTGCCTCTGTCTGATTTGAATAAAGAAAAGCAGTTCCAGACTCTTAAAGCCATTTCCATGCGTTTGTTTTCCTTCCAGTTTTGTGTAAAATGAGATCCATGTGCTGAGTGAAAGATCATCAGTCTCGTGGGAGGATTTATTGTAATCAATAAAGAGAGCACGAAGACAACAGGAAGAGTTCATGTTTGTGTCTTAGGAAGAATAACAGACAAGCAACAGTAAAACGACAAATAAGTCAGAGGAACTTATGaggcaaaaatataaagctgacAGTTTAGAGGTTAGATGAAGTACTAACAGAAAgttgcaaaacaacaacaacagaaaggcTAACGACAAACAAATGTTATAAAAACGTCTCTCTTCCTCATCCGTTTTTTTATGCCTTGTTTGGTCTCTTTtacaattcattaaataattaaattacgcTTTATATTGGTCACAGAGAGCGATCTttactgaagtgtgtgtgtggtgtgatgATGACCGGTCATGTGCAGTACTGCTTTGAGGCTCTAGAGGGCAGTGAGAAGATACCACTTAGAAGCATCTGCTCTTCATTGCTCTTCATATTTTTTGATTTGAGGTAACTTAACGTCATAAACCAACCATTAAGCATTAAACCTCGACATAGGTTTCATGCTGTTTATACAACAGGCAAAAATTAAAGCGGTGATCAGTTACTTGTGATATGACCTATTTTTGCCATTGAATGATAAGCGAATTCAACTTTAAAACTATAGAGACTTAGGATGGGATCATTTCATTTTGGACCAATAAGCAAACAACAGGAAACTTAATAACTACATAGTACTGTTTTCAAGGACGCCCTGTAAAACACCCACGACTCGCTGTATCGTCGTGGAGGCAAACTTTAGCACAGGCGTGCAGCTcgttttcttctgaaaaaatCTGGGACAGCGTTCTGTTTGATTGCGGTCAACTAAATGCAGGGATTTGTTTGTGGATCTGGCAGCTGTGTTGCATTAATGCTTCGATCCAGACAGAGGCCTAATATCCTCCTGAGACCCAGAACAAAAGTTTTTtgaattaagtatttttttcattacattgttGTCACGGTGAAACTTCCAAGCTTTTGGCATCTCTGTAAAGCCCTGAATGTGTTCTGTACGGGACATGTGAGGTCTCGGGAGAAACCCACTAAAATATAATCTTCACTACAGAGGTAAAAACCCCATAGCTGGGTCTCAGGAATATATGGAATTAGAATTGGGTcatcattaaatacatttatttaaatacattttatatcacAGGCCTTTAGAgattgtgtgcatatatatatatatatatatatatatatatatatatatatatatatatatatatatatatatatatatatatatatatttaaagcagctttacagaagcTCATCACTTATTGGGAGACAGCACTGTCCTTTGACAAcgtacattataataaatgtacacatgaCAGACATTATGTTGGTGCATAGTAAGATTATTACTGGTATTGtgttcattaaattatttaacatacaggACAATGATTGATTAATAGCATTTGTCTATCCTGAAACAGCTGGAAAAATGGTCAGTAAGGCACCCCTCGTTGTCTGGATGGTACGTTgaattgcgtgtgtgtgtgtgtgtgtgtgtgtgtgtgagtgtgatggAAACTTGACACACCAGAGAGCAGGAAGTTTGCTGTTGACCACAGACCCTGAAAAATAAGACCATCTTAAAATAGCTCTTATGTGACAAATATAAACCAGTGACGTTGCTTACAATACCttcttgtttaatattttaaaataatttttaagatGAGCAATTTACTGCTTAAATTCTCAACagcataatgataataaaactcTCAGGCctcaataatgcaaaaaatgttaaacCATCTATCTAATTTCCTGGGTTTAAAcagtttgtgatgtttttcaatttaaaatacaatgttgTTTCCTCTCTTCTTCAAGCAAAATAACATGAGGAAACATGATCTTGAGTAATCTTTGTGGCTTGGCTTATACAGAGGCTTGCACAGCTCTGCAAAGAagtgtaaacttttttttgggcTATACAGGAAGTAGATATGGCGGAACTTGGAGATGCTGTTTGCGTCACAAGCAAGTTTAGCAGAAGTATGATACATTAGATGAGACGGTCTTAAGGAGCTGTCGGAGACAAGACGGAGAGAAATGGAGGAGGACATTAGAAAGAAGGGGATGCTGTATTTACAACAGCAGCGGTTTGGGAAGGTAAGACAGAATGTGCTTTTCTCACCAGGTGGCTTATATTAAAGAACAAATGTGTTCTTTTACGGTAATGATCTGAAACTACTGTCATAGAACAAAATGAAGGCTGACCGAAGGTTGTAGCTGCTCAAATACAGAAATTACCGCTAAATAGAGAAAACCAtgaatattacatattaatattaccatgtttttttttttttttataggcaGCATCTCAGATGGTTTCAAAATGTTCTGTTGCAAAATACTACTGGACAGTTGGCCCTTTTTTAGTTCCTCTATAACACCTATAATTTTGTGTGCGTTTGTCTGTGCTGTTGCAGAGCAGCTGTTCATATCTCAGacacataatataattttattttgttgcattttattttatttgatggtTAATAAGTGTGCAAGTTCG includes:
- the LOC122350110 gene encoding kazal-type serine protease inhibitor domain-containing protein 1-like, which produces MLMHVVTLGVLVLSCGPAGAFPSYKDDYMDEDLATFDYYKGTDDFGEGNGTQECEECVPELCPLPLSCRAGLVRDGCGCCSQCANLEGQTCDLGQRNVYYGLCGENLECKPDRSDGADAEEPEAQCVCLYQKPLCGSDGQTYMNICKYKEAAYLNPALNVSDGPCRTVPIIKVPPHNLVNVTGSSIAFLCEVFAFPMALVEWRKDGKEVILPGDDPHISVQSRGGPQKYELSSWLQIEEAGQMDSGTYRCIARNELGHVSATAVLGVLPPDEMSTYLEQNLNEMMSYDQLQDYDRDYY